One Tindallia magadiensis genomic region harbors:
- a CDS encoding tryptophanase gives MTKYYAEPFKIKMVEPIKVLSREEREEKIQKANYNVFALDSDDVYIDLLTDSGTGAMSDQQWGGVMMGDEAYSGSRSFKRLMESAKDIFGYEYFQPVHQGRAAEKVVMPMYLEKGKVAISNMHFDTTRAHVELAGARAIDCVIKEAQDTVNYHPFKGNMDNERLVTLIEKYGPEKVGLIIITVTNNSAGGQPVSMENIRETSKIAAKYNIPVCIDAARYAENAYFIKQREEGYADKSIKEIAREMFSYGEIFTMSAKKDAIINMGGLIGIKKDTALYETVKARTIPLEGFISYGGLAGRDLEAMAIGLQEGTNFDYLQYRIGQIEYLAAKLDKAGIAYQSPAGGHALFIDAKKMLPHIPYYQFPAQTLALELYKEAGIRSCDIGSYMMGNNPDTGQQIESEFEFTRLAVPRRVYTQSHLDVIVEALIAIKERADQLNGYEITWEPPILRHFTAKLKPL, from the coding sequence GTGACAAAGTACTATGCGGAGCCGTTTAAAATTAAAATGGTAGAGCCAATTAAAGTATTAAGCAGAGAAGAACGGGAAGAAAAAATTCAGAAGGCTAACTATAATGTGTTTGCCTTAGACTCTGATGATGTGTACATCGACTTATTGACAGATAGTGGTACTGGAGCGATGAGTGATCAACAATGGGGCGGCGTCATGATGGGAGATGAAGCGTACTCTGGTTCTAGAAGTTTTAAGCGCTTAATGGAATCGGCGAAAGATATCTTTGGATATGAATATTTTCAACCTGTCCATCAAGGAAGAGCGGCGGAAAAAGTAGTGATGCCTATGTACCTTGAAAAAGGAAAGGTAGCTATTTCAAATATGCATTTTGATACGACGCGAGCTCATGTAGAATTGGCAGGAGCAAGAGCTATTGACTGTGTTATTAAAGAAGCTCAAGATACTGTGAATTATCATCCCTTTAAGGGAAATATGGATAATGAGCGTCTGGTCACACTGATAGAAAAGTATGGCCCAGAGAAGGTAGGACTTATTATCATAACCGTTACCAACAATAGTGCAGGTGGGCAACCAGTTTCGATGGAAAACATTCGTGAAACCAGTAAAATAGCGGCAAAATACAATATACCGGTTTGCATTGATGCAGCTCGCTATGCAGAAAATGCATACTTTATTAAACAACGTGAAGAAGGATATGCGGATAAATCTATTAAAGAGATCGCCAGAGAGATGTTTAGTTACGGAGAGATCTTTACCATGAGTGCCAAGAAAGATGCGATTATTAATATGGGCGGGTTGATTGGTATCAAAAAAGATACAGCTTTATATGAAACGGTTAAGGCACGAACCATTCCTTTGGAAGGATTTATATCTTACGGAGGACTTGCGGGTCGTGATTTAGAAGCAATGGCAATAGGCTTACAAGAAGGAACCAATTTTGACTATTTACAATATCGAATCGGTCAGATAGAGTACTTGGCAGCAAAACTGGATAAGGCAGGAATAGCCTATCAATCTCCAGCAGGAGGACACGCTCTGTTTATTGATGCAAAAAAAATGTTGCCTCATATCCCTTATTATCAGTTTCCGGCACAGACATTAGCCTTGGAATTATATAAAGAAGCTGGCATTAGATCCTGTGATATTGGATCTTATATGATGGGCAATAATCCTGACACAGGACAACAAATTGAATCTGAATTTGAGTTTACAAGGCTAGCTGTCCCTCGCAGAGTCTATACACAATCTCACTTGGATGTTATCGTAGAAGCATTAATAGCTATTAAAGAGAGAGCGGATCAGTTAAACGGATATGAAATAACTTGGGAACCACCTATTTTAAGACACTTTACAGCTAAACTAAAACCATTGTAG
- a CDS encoding IclR family transcriptional regulator: MNTSSIQSVIKALRVLELFTVKPAWSISEISEALTYPTSTSHRLIVTLEEAGYVYRENETKKYYLTIKPYLIGSKTEIVSQLKKRAQHRIQCLVQEVNESVNISIAQGLYAVTVLKANPERQFSAVPHIGDKRKLYATSVGKCLLAYNSNGCLDGLMSSSEALEKYTHSTMVDKKQIMNHIQMVRQKGYAIDREEVEAGLTCYGAPIFDELAHCIAAISLSIPTFRIEDEEKMIQIVKEAASDISSKF; this comes from the coding sequence ATGAATACCAGTAGTATACAATCAGTGATAAAAGCCCTAAGAGTACTAGAGCTGTTTACAGTAAAGCCCGCATGGAGTATTTCAGAAATTAGTGAAGCGTTAACCTACCCAACCAGCACATCTCATCGGCTTATTGTAACGTTAGAAGAAGCTGGCTATGTTTACCGCGAGAATGAAACAAAAAAATATTATTTAACGATTAAACCTTATTTAATTGGGAGCAAGACAGAAATCGTTAGTCAACTGAAAAAAAGGGCGCAACATAGGATTCAATGTTTGGTACAGGAAGTGAATGAAAGTGTTAATATTTCTATTGCTCAGGGTCTTTATGCAGTAACGGTTTTGAAAGCAAATCCTGAAAGACAGTTTTCAGCGGTTCCTCATATTGGTGATAAAAGAAAACTATATGCAACCTCTGTAGGAAAATGTCTATTAGCATATAATAGCAATGGATGTTTGGATGGCTTGATGAGTTCTTCTGAAGCCTTAGAAAAGTATACCCATTCAACGATGGTTGATAAGAAACAGATAATGAATCATATTCAAATGGTTCGGCAAAAGGGATATGCGATTGATAGGGAAGAGGTAGAAGCTGGGCTTACTTGCTATGGCGCTCCTATCTTTGATGAATTAGCTCATTGCATCGCAGCCATCAGCCTTTCAATACCAACTTTTCGGATTGAAGACGAAGAAAAAATGATTCAAATCGTTAAAGAAGCCGCCAGTGATATCTCATCAAAGTTTTAA
- a CDS encoding alpha-amylase family glycosyl hydrolase: protein MKILEIDPWLKPYANDLELRMNRYQELKKVLLKEKGKLYDFANGHHYFGFHRQKDGWIYREWAPAADALYLMGDFNHWDRYQHPLKKRENGIWEIYLPDKHILQHGSRVKVHVVKEGQGKDRIPLYIRSVVQDKETHDFSGQIWKPEKPFQWTDQDFKVNPGQPPFIYEVHIGMAQEKEGIGTYREFEELVLPRIKEQGYNTIQMMAIMQHPYYASFGYHVSNYFAASSWFGNPEELKSLINKAHEMGITVLMDMVQSHAVKNVAEGINGFDGTVQQFFHDGNRGTHSAWDSKLFNYGKHEVIHFLLSSLKYWMEEFHFDGFRFDGVTSMIYHDHGLGTAFDHYKKYFSLNTDVEALNYLQLANELIKEVRPDAVSIAEDMSGMPGMCLPIHYGGIGFDYRLSMGMPDFWIKTLEKNDEDWDMNAMYHELSTSRPSEKRVGYVESHDQALVGDKTFIFRLADKEMYNSMEKGSRSIVIDRAIALHKMARLITISLGSEGYLTFMGNEFGHPEWIDFPREGNQWSFKYCRRQWSLAESPFLRYKDLNTFDKAMVSLMKEEDLMGETALKCLTIDNEKKIIGYQKKGYLFLYNFHPEKSFEGLEIPTYQDRKYQVILSTDEKRFDGDGHIDHQVVYETVDLKNHPKDRGILVYLPSRTAMVLKAF, encoded by the coding sequence GTGAAAATACTGGAAATAGATCCATGGTTAAAGCCGTATGCAAATGATTTAGAACTAAGGATGAATCGATATCAAGAGTTGAAAAAGGTACTTCTTAAAGAAAAAGGGAAACTTTATGACTTTGCAAACGGCCATCATTACTTTGGCTTTCACAGACAAAAAGATGGATGGATTTACAGAGAATGGGCTCCGGCAGCAGATGCATTATATTTAATGGGCGATTTTAATCACTGGGATCGGTATCAGCACCCACTAAAAAAAAGGGAAAATGGAATATGGGAAATATATTTACCGGATAAACATATTCTTCAGCATGGTTCAAGAGTCAAAGTACATGTTGTAAAAGAAGGTCAGGGGAAAGATAGGATTCCTCTTTATATACGAAGCGTTGTTCAGGATAAAGAAACCCATGATTTTTCTGGACAAATATGGAAGCCGGAAAAACCGTTTCAATGGACAGATCAGGATTTTAAGGTAAACCCGGGTCAACCGCCTTTTATCTACGAAGTTCACATAGGGATGGCACAAGAAAAAGAAGGAATAGGAACATACCGTGAATTTGAAGAGCTGGTTTTGCCGCGAATAAAGGAGCAGGGATACAATACAATTCAAATGATGGCCATCATGCAACACCCTTATTACGCTTCTTTTGGGTATCATGTTTCAAATTATTTTGCAGCCTCTTCCTGGTTTGGTAATCCGGAGGAATTAAAATCATTAATCAACAAGGCTCATGAAATGGGAATAACGGTTTTGATGGATATGGTGCAATCTCATGCTGTAAAAAATGTGGCAGAAGGTATCAATGGATTTGACGGCACCGTTCAACAGTTTTTTCATGATGGAAATAGGGGAACTCACTCGGCCTGGGATTCAAAATTATTTAACTATGGAAAACATGAAGTCATTCATTTTTTACTGTCCAGCTTAAAATACTGGATGGAGGAATTTCACTTTGATGGTTTTCGGTTTGATGGTGTTACATCCATGATCTATCATGATCATGGATTAGGAACAGCTTTCGATCATTACAAAAAATACTTTAGCCTTAATACAGATGTAGAAGCATTGAACTACTTACAGCTTGCTAATGAGCTGATTAAAGAAGTCAGACCTGATGCTGTTTCAATAGCGGAAGATATGAGCGGTATGCCGGGAATGTGCCTTCCAATTCATTATGGTGGCATTGGTTTTGACTATCGTCTTTCAATGGGTATGCCGGACTTTTGGATAAAAACCCTGGAAAAAAATGACGAGGATTGGGATATGAATGCTATGTATCATGAATTGTCTACCAGTCGTCCTAGTGAAAAGAGAGTTGGATACGTTGAGTCTCATGATCAGGCATTAGTAGGAGATAAAACATTTATTTTTCGATTAGCCGATAAAGAGATGTATAATAGTATGGAAAAGGGAAGTCGGAGCATTGTGATTGACAGAGCCATTGCGTTGCATAAAATGGCACGATTGATTACGATTTCCTTGGGATCAGAAGGTTATCTCACTTTTATGGGAAATGAGTTTGGTCATCCGGAATGGATTGATTTTCCCAGAGAAGGTAATCAATGGAGTTTTAAGTATTGTCGACGGCAATGGTCCTTAGCAGAAAGTCCGTTTCTTCGCTATAAAGATCTTAATACTTTTGATAAAGCGATGGTTTCTTTGATGAAAGAAGAAGATCTTATGGGCGAGACAGCCCTAAAATGCTTAACGATCGATAATGAAAAGAAAATAATTGGTTATCAAAAGAAAGGCTATTTGTTTTTGTATAATTTCCATCCTGAAAAATCATTTGAAGGATTAGAAATTCCGACTTATCAAGATAGGAAATACCAAGTGATCTTAAGTACCGACGAAAAACGTTTTGACGGTGATGGGCATATTGATCATCAGGTTGTTTATGAAACTGTAGATCTGAAAAATCACCCTAAAGACCGAGGAATCCTTGTATATTTGCCTAGTCGGACTGCAATGGTTCTGAAAGCATTCTAA
- a CDS encoding LemA family protein, whose translation MQYVMVILAPTMILFIVLVIFYNNTVKLRNFVQNAWAQIDVQLKRRADLIPNLVETVKAYAAHEKETFEQVTRARAEALQAQSIEQRQQAENQLSGALKSLFAVAEAYPELKASDNFSKLQQDLSDTENKIAYSRQFYNDTAMKYNTKIQTFPGNVLAGVMGFQFIPYFEAVQASEREAVQVRF comes from the coding sequence ATGCAATATGTAATGGTGATTTTAGCACCAACGATGATACTATTTATCGTATTGGTGATTTTTTACAATAACACAGTGAAATTACGGAATTTCGTTCAGAATGCATGGGCGCAGATCGATGTTCAGTTAAAACGTCGTGCAGATTTAATACCTAATTTAGTGGAAACAGTGAAAGCTTATGCGGCTCATGAAAAAGAGACTTTTGAACAAGTAACGAGGGCTAGAGCGGAAGCACTGCAGGCACAGTCTATTGAGCAACGTCAACAAGCAGAGAATCAACTTTCAGGAGCACTGAAATCCTTATTTGCTGTTGCTGAAGCATATCCAGAGTTAAAAGCCAGTGATAACTTCTCGAAACTACAACAAGATTTATCGGATACGGAAAATAAAATTGCTTATAGCCGACAGTTCTATAATGATACGGCGATGAAGTATAATACAAAAATTCAAACCTTCCCGGGCAATGTATTAGCAGGAGTCATGGGTTTTCAATTTATTCCCTATTTCGAAGCGGTTCAAGCTTCGGAAAGAGAAGCGGTACAAGTTCGTTTTTAG
- a CDS encoding secondary thiamine-phosphate synthase enzyme YjbQ has protein sequence MIKTLTLQTEDEQFYDITQKVEEAVRESGIQEGICILFCPHTTAAITINENADADVTKDILLGLRKAFPSRTEFRHMEGNSDAHLKASCIGTSETLVVKKGRLLLGTWQGVYFCEFDGPRQRTYYVKVMQG, from the coding sequence ATGATAAAGACACTAACGCTTCAAACAGAAGATGAACAATTCTATGACATTACTCAAAAGGTAGAAGAAGCAGTAAGAGAAAGTGGGATTCAAGAGGGAATATGTATTCTTTTTTGTCCACATACAACGGCCGCTATTACCATCAACGAAAATGCAGATGCGGATGTAACGAAAGATATCTTACTTGGATTAAGAAAAGCCTTTCCATCCAGAACTGAATTTCGACATATGGAAGGGAATTCAGATGCTCACTTAAAAGCTAGTTGTATAGGGACTAGTGAGACCTTGGTGGTGAAAAAAGGTCGGTTGTTGCTGGGGACATGGCAAGGTGTCTATTTTTGTGAATTTGATGGTCCTAGACAGCGAACTTATTATGTAAAAGTAATGCAGGGATAA
- a CDS encoding QueT transporter family protein — MNKKTGFMVHAALLAAIYVVITVAFAPISYGPVQIRISEMLTVLPFFTPAAIPGLFIGALIANAYGGLGIIDVVVGSSATLIAALMTFKMKRKMLAPLPPVLVNAVIIGAMLSYLFQLPLLPTMIYVGLGQVVACYGLGYPFMMAIEKYGSRLWISKKDILNSSN; from the coding sequence ATGAACAAAAAAACAGGTTTTATGGTGCATGCAGCTCTATTAGCGGCTATTTATGTCGTTATCACCGTTGCTTTTGCACCCATCAGTTATGGACCAGTTCAAATCCGAATATCGGAAATGCTAACGGTTCTCCCTTTCTTCACCCCCGCTGCAATTCCGGGGCTGTTTATAGGGGCTTTGATAGCTAATGCTTATGGCGGACTAGGGATCATTGATGTAGTTGTTGGAAGTTCAGCAACCTTAATCGCTGCATTAATGACATTTAAGATGAAACGAAAAATGCTCGCTCCTCTTCCACCAGTCTTGGTAAATGCTGTCATCATCGGTGCTATGCTTAGTTATTTATTTCAGCTACCCTTACTACCTACCATGATTTATGTTGGATTAGGACAAGTAGTAGCATGCTATGGCCTTGGATACCCTTTTATGATGGCCATCGAAAAGTACGGATCCCGTTTGTGGATTAGCAAAAAAGATATCCTTAATTCTTCTAATTAA
- a CDS encoding DUF2207 domain-containing protein gives MSSGKMYKKLVVIVLTVILCLSIGRITSVHARSVDMEYVSVVAKINSDGSMDVMEYYDVRFDGQWNGMSRWINLFDHMEISNIAVYENGEPLTYHSGDPANSTEEITSVRNNQEFRYWVGPVGTFVAVERGGSVLLDWSINANNTKKTYAFQYRVHNAVTVHDDVAELYYQFMGADSPHPFGSFVVQLELPEGANQDEILAWGHGPLYGEVSILSGNEVQWHVSPLPAETMFEGRALFPTSLVPEATYFSKGPGLARILEEEKAWSDESNRERRQARVDLYGFPLVLVAGIGFFFAKRFRFLRYHKTEFVGDYYRELPGAYIPAVLGQLWNKNKHKPEMIMATIMDLGRRGYLVIQEFAPEKKGIFSRGRKTDYRLIRQNKPIEDLSFYEQKLLRFLFWDIGQMDENQPNAQVTLGQIEDFTKKKSNRPTFHSNYEGLSYAIEEKTQKDDFFETLSKKEKIIHFGLVAFFAGIGVVLLKWSAFQFLSIAFILVSIVGALTIKGMTRYSKKGLEDYVRWKAFRKFLQDFSAMDQHQIPSLVIWEQYLVYAIPLGVAKEVIKQLQMVFPNMEQDGRQFGYGWYMSAGMMNFEGFNRMMEDSEKCITRSVKESYKVAQSKDSDSSGGGGGFSGGGGGGAGGGGVDFR, from the coding sequence GTGTCTAGTGGAAAAATGTATAAAAAGTTAGTGGTTATTGTTTTGACGGTAATCCTTTGTTTGAGCATTGGGAGGATAACTTCAGTTCATGCCAGATCTGTAGATATGGAGTATGTAAGTGTTGTTGCAAAAATAAATTCAGATGGATCCATGGACGTCATGGAATATTATGATGTTCGCTTTGATGGCCAGTGGAACGGGATGTCTCGGTGGATAAATTTGTTTGACCATATGGAAATATCTAATATTGCGGTTTATGAAAATGGAGAACCCTTAACCTATCATAGTGGTGATCCTGCAAATTCTACAGAAGAAATAACCAGTGTCCGCAACAATCAGGAGTTTCGCTACTGGGTAGGACCTGTAGGCACATTTGTTGCTGTCGAACGAGGCGGTAGTGTTTTGCTGGATTGGAGCATTAATGCCAACAATACAAAAAAAACGTACGCTTTTCAATATCGGGTACATAACGCCGTAACCGTACATGATGATGTTGCGGAGTTATATTATCAGTTTATGGGTGCTGATTCTCCGCATCCTTTTGGAAGTTTTGTGGTTCAGCTTGAATTGCCTGAAGGAGCTAACCAGGATGAAATTTTAGCTTGGGGGCATGGTCCTTTATATGGTGAGGTGAGCATATTGAGTGGGAATGAAGTTCAGTGGCATGTTTCGCCTTTACCTGCTGAAACGATGTTTGAAGGAAGGGCATTGTTTCCGACCTCTTTGGTTCCGGAGGCAACTTATTTTTCCAAGGGACCTGGATTAGCAAGAATTCTTGAAGAAGAAAAAGCATGGAGCGATGAAAGTAATCGAGAAAGAAGACAGGCCAGAGTGGATTTGTATGGTTTTCCGTTGGTATTGGTTGCGGGAATAGGATTCTTTTTTGCAAAAAGATTTCGATTTTTAAGGTACCATAAGACAGAGTTTGTAGGAGACTATTATCGTGAACTGCCAGGAGCCTATATTCCTGCCGTGTTAGGTCAACTTTGGAATAAAAATAAACATAAACCAGAAATGATTATGGCAACCATTATGGATCTTGGAAGACGTGGTTATTTAGTGATTCAAGAATTTGCACCTGAAAAAAAAGGCATCTTTAGTCGGGGAAGAAAGACAGACTATAGATTGATTCGCCAAAACAAACCCATAGAAGATTTATCCTTCTATGAACAAAAGCTTTTACGTTTCCTTTTTTGGGATATTGGACAAATGGATGAGAATCAGCCGAACGCACAAGTAACGCTAGGGCAAATTGAAGACTTTACCAAGAAAAAATCAAATCGACCTACTTTTCACAGCAATTATGAGGGTTTAAGTTATGCCATTGAAGAAAAGACACAAAAAGATGATTTTTTTGAAACTTTATCAAAAAAAGAAAAAATCATTCACTTTGGGTTAGTGGCCTTTTTTGCAGGGATTGGCGTGGTACTATTGAAATGGTCAGCATTTCAATTTTTGAGCATAGCCTTTATTTTGGTTTCTATTGTAGGAGCTTTAACCATAAAAGGAATGACTAGGTATTCAAAAAAAGGGTTAGAAGACTATGTGCGATGGAAAGCTTTTCGGAAGTTTTTACAAGATTTTTCAGCGATGGATCAACATCAAATTCCTTCTCTTGTTATTTGGGAACAATACCTGGTATATGCAATACCATTAGGTGTTGCAAAAGAAGTAATAAAACAACTACAAATGGTATTTCCTAATATGGAACAGGATGGACGTCAGTTTGGTTACGGATGGTATATGAGCGCAGGCATGATGAATTTCGAAGGATTTAACCGAATGATGGAAGACTCTGAGAAATGCATTACCAGATCAGTAAAAGAAAGTTATAAGGTAGCTCAGAGTAAAGACTCCGATAGCAGCGGCGGTGGCGGTGGCTTTTCCGGTGGTGGCGGAGGCGGCGCCGGTGGAGGTGGTGTTGATTTTCGTTGA